In Drosophila santomea strain STO CAGO 1482 chromosome 3L, Prin_Dsan_1.1, whole genome shotgun sequence, a single window of DNA contains:
- the LOC120448964 gene encoding peroxisomal membrane protein PMP34, producing MVAPSKLSQVLSYQNFVHAVSGAAGGCIAMSTFYPLDTVRSRLQLEEAGEVRSTRQVIKEIVLGEGFQSLYRGLGPVLQSLCISNFVYFYTFHALKAVASGGSPSQHSALKDLLLGSIAGIINVLTTTPFWVVNTRLRMRNVAGTSDEVNKHYKNLLEGLKYVAQKEGIAGLWSGTIPSLMLVSNPALQFMMYEMLKRNIMRFTGGEMGSLSFFFIGAIAKAFATVLTYPLQLVQTKQRHRSKESDSKPSTSAGPKPRTESTLELMISILQHQGIRGLFRGLEAKILQTVLTAALMFMAYEKIAGTVVMLLKRN from the exons ATGGTGGCCCCCTCGAAACTCAGCCAGGTGCTTAGCTACCAGAACTTTGTGCATGCCGTATCCGGAGCTGCG GGCGGCTGCATCGCCATGAGCACCTTCTATCCACTGGACACGGTGCGTTCCCGCCTGCAAC TAGAGGAAGCCGGCGAGGTGCGCAGTACCAGGCAGGTGATCAAGGAGATAGTGCTGGGCGAGGGATTCCAATCCCTGTACCGAGGTCTTGGTCCTGTGCTGCAGAGCCTGTGCATTTCGAACTTTGTCTACTTCTACACATTCCATGCCCTTAAGGCGGTGGCATCGGGAGGCTCCCCATCCCAGCACAGCGCTCTCAAGGATCTGCTGCTGGGCAGCATTGCCGGCATCATCAATGTGCTCACCACCACACCCTTTTGGGTGGTCAACACGCGACTGCGCATGCGCAACGTGGCCGGAACGTCGGACGAGGTGAACAAGCACTACAAGAACCTGCTGGAGGGTCTCAAGTACGTGGCCCAAAAGGAGGGCATCGCCGGTCTGTGGTCGGGCACCATTCCCTCCCTGATGCTGGTCTCCAATCCCGCCCTGCAGTTCATGATGTACGAAATGCTTAAGCGCAACATTATGCGCTTCACTGGCGGTGAGATGGGCAGCCTGAGTTTCTTCTTTATTGGCGCCATTGCCAAGGCCTTCGCCACGGTGCTGACCTATCCGCTGCAGCTGGTCCAGACCAAGCAGCGCCATCGCAGCAAGGAGTCGGACTCGAAGCCCTCCACTTCGGCGGGACCCAAGCCCCGCACCGAGAGCACACTGGAGCTGATGATCAGCATACTGCAGCACCAGGGCATCCGTGGTCTATTCCGCGGTCTGGAGGCCAAGATCCTGCAAACAGTGCTCACAGCCGCTCTGATGTTTATGGCGTACGAAAAGATTGCCGGCACCGTGGTCATGCTGCTCAAGCGCAACTGA
- the LOC120448963 gene encoding THUMP domain-containing protein 1 homolog, translating into MEPAAKKSKMGKNQKFNNNKKKYFHAKRQVLQPGQRGFFATCNINEKACVRECYNLLNHYADILYGPEKIENEPEKKQPEEAGAAGDAGEDDRKPAAGGASDDDDDDDLEAAAAKCREKLSQRKVRFQNVDTNTTNCVFIRTQLEDPVALGKHIIKDIATTGKSMSRFVLRLVPIEVVCRANMPDIISAAGLLFDKHFLKEPTSFGIIFNHRYNQQIKRDQIITQLAELVNAKNVGNKVDLKEAKKSIIVEVLRGWCLLSVIDNYLESKKFNLAELANPSDKKSSDAKSESSEGSKGNNEEQKTTGETASPEESQSSNDKNKSTDNGDTKN; encoded by the coding sequence atggAACCCGCAGCAAAGAAATCGAAAATgggcaaaaaccaaaagttCAATAACAACAAGAAGAAGTATTTCCACGCCAAGAGGCAGGTGCTCCAGCCCGGCCAACGTGGATTCTTTGCCACGTGCAACATCAACGAGAAGGCATGTGTTCGCGAATGCtacaatttattaaaccaCTATGCGGACATACTTTACGGCCCGGAAAAGATAGAGAATGAGCCGGAAAAAAAGCAGCCAGAGGAAGCTGGAGCGGCTGGCGATGCGGGAGAGGATGATAGGAAGCCGGCGGCTGGAGGTGCCAgtgatgacgacgacgacgacgacttgGAGGCAGCTGCCGCCAAGTGCCGTGAGAAGCTCTCCCAGCGCAAGGTGCGATTCCAGAATGTGGacaccaacaccaccaactGCGTGTTCATCCGCACCCAACTGGAGGATCCGGTGGCCCTGGGTAAACACATAATCAAGGACATAGCAACCACCGGCAAGTCAATGTCCAGATTTGTCCTCCGTTTGGTGCCCATCGAAGTCGTCTGCCGCGCCAACATGCCGGACATCATCTCTGCCGCCGGACTGCTCTTCGACAAGCACTTCCTCAAGGAGCCCACCAGCTTTGGCATCATTTTCAATCATCGCTACAATCAGCAGATCAAGCGGGACCAAATCATCACCCAACTGGCCGAGCTGGTCAACGCCAAGAACGTGGGTAACAAGGTGGACCTGAAGGAGGCCAAGAAATCCATCATCGTGGAGGTCTTGAGGGGCTGGTGCCTGCTTAGCGTGATCGACAACTATCTGGAGTCCAAAAAGTTCAATCTGGCCGAGCTGGCCAATCCTAGCGATAAGAAATCTTCAGATGCCAAGTCGGAGTCTTCGGAGGGCTCCAAGGGCAACAATGAGGAACAGAAAACCACTGGAGAAACTGCATCTCCAGAGGAGTCCCAGTCTAGTAATGATAAGAATAAATCAACTGACAATGGAGATACCAAGAACTAA